The following coding sequences lie in one Arachis ipaensis cultivar K30076 chromosome B05, Araip1.1, whole genome shotgun sequence genomic window:
- the LOC107641685 gene encoding probable polyol transporter 3 yields the protein MERGGGGDEGQFNKYALACAVVASMVSIIFGYDTGVMSGAMIFIKEELGISDTQQEVLAGILNICALVGSLAAGRISDYVGRRYTISMASILFMLGAILMGYGPNYAILMTGRCVAGVGVGFALMIAPVYSAEISSAKSRGLLTSLPELCIGIGILLGYILNYVFGKFLPLKLGWRLMLGVAAVPSLALAIGILFMPESPRWLVMRGHLPKAKKVLLKISNTEQEAENRFNDIKLAAGIGDENNSLAAKENQNGKSVWKELLLHPSPPVRWMLITAVGIHFFEHATGIEAVMLYSPRIFRKAGVTSKEHLLLATIGVGLTKITFLVIASFLLDRVGRRKLLLVSLGGMVCALAVLGFSLTMVEGSPEQRLAWGLTLSIVATYTFVAFFNIGLGPVTWVYSSEIFPLRLRAQGASIGVAVNRVMNATVSMSFISIYKAITIGGAFFMFSGISIVAWLFFFFLMPETKGKALEEMEMVFTRKSHRDVAAAGTQNNTR from the exons ATGGAGCGGGGTGGTGGTGGAGACGAAGGCCAGTTCAACAAATATGCTTTGGCTTGTGCTGTGGTTGCTTCCATGGTGTCCATCATATTTGGTTATG ATACGGGTGTTATGAGTGGAGCCATGATTTTCATCAAAGAAGAACTCGGAATCAGCGACACACAACAGGAAGTCCTCGCCGGAATCCTCAACATATGCGCATTGGTTGGCTCCTTAGCCGCCGGAAGAATCTCCGATTACGTTGGTCGACGCTATACAATCTCCATGGCCTCCATCCTCTTCATGCTTGGTGCAATCCTCATGGGCTACGGCCCAAACTACGCAATTTTAATGACTGGAAGGTGCGTCGCCGGCGTTGGCGTGGGTTTCGCACTCATGATAGCACCCGTTTACTCTGCAGAAATCTCCTCCGCCAAATCCCGCGGCCTTCTAACCTCCCTCCCCGAACTTTGCATCGGTATCGGAATCTTACTTGGCTACATACTAAACTACGTATTCGGGAAATTCTTGCCATTGAAGCTTGGTTGGAGATTGATGCTTGGTGTAGCCGCAGTTCCTTCACTCGCCTTAGCTATAGGGATTCTCTTCATGCCAGAATCCCCAAGGTGGCTTGTGATGCGTGGCCATCTACCAAAGGCAAAGAAAGTTCTGCTGAAAATTTCGAACACCGAACAAGAAGCAGAGAATCGGTTCAATGATATAAAGCTCGCAGCAGGTATTGGTGATGAAAATAACTCTTTAGCAGCTAAGGAAAACCAAAATGGCAAAAGCGTTTGGAAAGAGTTGTTGTTGCATCCTTCTCCTCCGGTTCGGTGGATGCTCATTACGGCGGTTGGGATTCACTTCTTCGAACACGCCACTGGGATCGAGGCGGTTATGTTATACAGTCCAAGAATCTTCAGGAAAGCCGGTGTTACGAGCAAGGAGCATCTTCTACTAGCGACGATCGGGGTTGGACTCACGAAGATTACTTTCTTGGTGATAGCGTCGTTCTTGCTTGACAGAGTTGGGAGGAGGAAGCTCTTGCTGGTAAGCCTCGGCGGCATGGTTTGTGCGCTTGCGGTGTTAGGGTTCAGCTTAACAATGGTGGAGGGATCCCCCGAGCAGAGGCTCGCGTGGGGTTTGACACTAAGCATAGTTGCTACTTACACCTTTGTTGCGTTCTTTAACATTGGGCTTGGGCCTGTGACGTGGGTCTATAGCTCAGAGATATTTCCCTTGAGACTGAGGGCCCAAGGGGCCAGTATTGGTGTTGCGGTGAATAGAGTGATGAATGCTACGGTTTCTATGAGCTTTATTTCGATCTACAAGGCCATTACTATAGGGGGAGCGTTTTTCATGTTTTCTGGAATATCTATAGTGGCTTggttgttcttctttttcttgatgcCTGAGACCAAGGGTAAGGCCTTGGAAGAAATGGAGATGGTTTTCACCAGAAAAAGTCATAGAGATGTTGCTGCTGCTGGAACTCAAAATAATACGAGATAG
- the LOC107640124 gene encoding uncharacterized protein LOC107640124, whose product MKQAAAKSSLRRLCPNIDKDDGLETVLEIPIPEEMFATMGSNVTVRWQNMLTWMKAQTEDKLSSPAVSARLNELRFLLYLVGSPLIPLQVQLGHSIHRPVRDSSIEASTAKYIVQQYIAATGGPPALNAVESMCVTGQIKISASDFHQTEGVLEVKKTSEEIGGFVLWQKDPDLWCLEVVVAGCKVVCGSNGKLSWRHSSNQQTPISKGAPRPLRRFLQGLDPRATANLFLNAACIGEKIINDEECFILKLETSPAIREAQGGPNFEIIHHTIWGYFSQRSGLMVQFEDSRLLTMRTKDDNDIFWETSLESVMEDYKYVDGINVSHSGKTRVTVSRYGEQSSNHKRELEERWKIEEVDFNVRGLTAESFMPPSGLGKTPNTL is encoded by the exons ATGAAACAAGCAGCTGCAAAGTCATCGTTGAGGAGGCTTTGTCCGAACATTGATAAAGACGATGGGTTGGAGACTGTTCTGGAAATACCAATACCGGAGGAAATGTTCGCAACCATGGGAAGCAACGTGACAGTGAGGTGGCAGAACATGCTGACGTGGATGAAGGCTCAAACCGAGGACAAGTTATCATCCCCTGCCGTTTCTGCACGCTTGAACGAGCTTCGTTTTCTTCTCTACCTCGTTGGATCCCCTCTCATCCCTCTTCAGGTCCAGTTAGGCCATTCCATCCACCGTCCTGTCAGAGATAGTTCCATC GAAGCATCAACCGCTAAGTATATAGTGCAACAATATATAGCGGCGACGGGAGGGCCGCCGGCGTTGAATGCCGTGGAGAGCATGTGTGTGACGGGGCAGATCAAGATTAGTGCTTCGGATTTTCATCAAACGGAAGGGGTATTAGAAGTGAAGAAGACTTCTGAAGAGATTGGGGGATTTGTTTTGTGGCAGAAGGATCCTGATTTGTGGtgcttggaggtggttgttgccggTTGTAAGGTTGTTTGTGGTAGCAATGGCAAGCTCTCATGGCGTCATTCCTCTAACCAACAAACTCCCATTTCTAAAGGTGCCCCTAGACCCCTCCGTCGCTTCCTTCAG GGATTGGATCCGAGAGCTACGGCTAACTTATTTTTGAATGCCGCGTGCATAGGAGAGAAAATAATAAACGACGAAGAATGCTTCATTCTAAAGTTGGAGACAAGCCCGGCTATTCGTGAGGCCCAAGGAGGCCCAAACTTTGAGATCATCCACCACACCATATGGGGGTATTTCAGCCAACGATCCGGGCTCATGGTCCAGTTTGAGGACTCTAGGTTACTCACTATGAGAACCAAAGATGACAATGATATTTTCTGGGAAACAAGCCTAGAGTCAGTGATGGAGGATTATAAGTATGTTGATGGGATAAATGTGTCACACAGTGGTAAGACTCGAGTCACAGTTTCAAGATATGGTGAGCAATCAAGTAACCATAAAAGAGAATTGGAAGAGAGGTGGAAGATTGAGGAGGTAGATTTTAATGTACGGGGTTTGACTGCTGAGAGCTTTATGCCTCCTTCTGGCTTAGGAAAGACACCAAATACTTTATAA
- the LOC107642861 gene encoding uncharacterized protein LOC107642861, whose protein sequence is MKDEDALPTTTASTKKESSDSVMLGKGRYKFWALAAILLLAFWSMFTGTVSLRWSGTLNSLSNDLDIPIHDDLDVLEMEEREKVVRHMWDVYTNSRRIRLPRFWQEAFEAAYEELTSDDAAVRDAAITEIAKMSVRSIDFDPPPIQSARAREFSKNLDQVEKGKEATRRA, encoded by the exons atgaaggatgaagACGCGCTTCCAACGACGACAGCGAGCACGAAGAAGGAAAGTTCGGACTCAGTTATGTTGGGGAAAGGAAGGTACAAGTTCTGGGCACTTGCGGCCATATTGCTTCTGGCGTTCTGGTCCATGTTCACCGGCACCGTTTCCCTACGGTGGTCCGGCACACTCAACTCCCTCTCCAACGACCTCGACATCCCAATCCACGACGACCTCGACGTCCTT gagatggaggagagggagaaggtggTGAGGCACATGTGGGACGTGTACACCAACAGCCGCAGGATCAGGCTGCCGCGGTTTTGGCAGGAGGCATTTGAGGCTGCCTATGAAGAGCTCACCAGTGACGATGCTGCCGTCAGAGACGCCGCCATCACTGAGATCGCCAAGATGTCCGTCCGCTCCATCGATTTTGATCCCCCTCCCATCCAATCCGCG AGAGCAAGGGAATTTAGCAAGAACCTCGATCAAGTTgagaaaggaaaagaagcaaCTAGGCGTGCTTAA